The Brassica rapa cultivar Chiifu-401-42 chromosome A10, CAAS_Brap_v3.01, whole genome shotgun sequence genome segment ttctGTTCCAATACTGGGAAGCTCAAACGATGATGAGGAAGGATGTATATATTCAAGTTCTGaaaccaaaactaaaaaaacaaataaaaatcagaattaaaaattaatagaatCTAAAATTTATTTGGTGGGGGCAAAACGAATAGAGAAGCGAATTTTGGGAGATCAGGAACTGGAGATTGGCTTTTTTGGGATTTATAGTTTTTTCAGTTCATTGATTCTCTCTTGCACATAAGATTTTTTTGTGGCTTTCCCGTTACTTTCGGCTTTTCAGGTTCTTCTGTTTTCTCACGTTCTCTACGCCGAAAGTTagtttatttacatattaattGCTTATTTGATTTGCCAACTTATCCCTCCACTTCGTGCGCAATTAAAATAATTGCGAGTTATTATGAGATGCACTTGACATATTTCATTAATGAAGTTGCATGATATCCATTTGATTATAGAGCTCTGTGGTGTCTGGTCATTGCATCTAGCTTTTTTAGCTAATTCAGCACTACTAGTATCCTTAGTAATTGGTTTGAAAGAAAGATTACAAGTAGCAGAGACTTTGAAAATGTCTTGCAAATAATTTCTTGTTAAAATATGCCTACAACTCTGTATTTCTTCTTTGACTCGGTTATACTCTTTAACAGTTTATACATTGATTTCAGTTCTTCACAGAATATAACGTCTGTATAGCCGAGCATGCAGACATTAATTGTTGCTTGTTTAAAAGTTTATCCTCAACCTCTAAAGAGGTTTGTTTAGATAGATGGTCAAGTGATCAGCATGTTCAAATATatacacaacaacaaatcaaCAATATTGATCATCATGATCAAGTGCTTGTTGAGAGGTACAAGGAACATTGATTATTTTTGCGTTGACAATTAATCGGAAAAGGATGATCTCTAGCTAGTACCGAAGATTCTTTGTTAGTATTTGATGCCTCCAGGCTCCATCCATTGCTTGAGATCAACAATGGTTTTGCTAATAATTACATCCGGGATGGACCACCTCTTGATGTGACGAATTTAACTTTTGTTTAGGCAACCATGTGATACACTTAAGGTGATCACATTATTCTAATATTATATATCTTGTAGTAATAAGAtgattaactaaaaataatataaagttaAATATTGTGTAATACAATTACTAGACAAGAACATGGTTTCTACTTAAGTGTATATTATACGATTGCGAACAATATTTTGCGGAGTATTATGGATGGATTTTGCAATATCTTCTCACATGTGCCGTGTATAAATTCGTAAGTGTCTCATAATTTAGTTTATTAAccctaaatatatataaaatgaaacttCTGTATTAGCTTGTTGGTTTGTGCTAGCTTTAGATCGAATAGTACTCTGATGGCCGAGCTAAAATGATGATCTCTTTTCGTACGAGTTTATgcattatatatagtatatgtaacTAGTTTCCTTCAGGACTAACATATAGTACGccattataaatttttaatttagaaatttttattctGATCCATCTTTATATAGCTGTACAACAATGTATGAATTGTTTTATGTATAAATTGTTATTGTTTTCTTGTTGCATGAATTAATTAGTTTGAGGGCATGGACTTCTTAACGTTTTAAAATAGTAACTTGTTTTCTAAACGAGTTCATTCGAACCTGAAAAAAATAAGGGTGCAACCGTGCAAATGGAGATGAGGACTGGTGGCGATTACAATTTACACATTACACAAGAAGAAAATATAGCATGATTATGCATTTCTTTAAGGTTTCATACATTATTTGCGTGTTTTGTTATTCTTTTAAACTCTAATTACAAACTACAAAAAATATGATCGAGAAATCGCAAGGATATGGAATAATTCCAAATTGATAAAGTTTCATTTGATGCTTATCCTACATTTTACCGTAAACAAGCAGCTAGCAATCAACCAAAACAACCAAGATCATAGGTTCATCCATCAACACAAATATTGATACTAtttaagatatataatatatgaatatctaaagattttaagataaaaactagaaaactgtTAAGATATAGAATAATATGAATACAGTGATGGTCGATATATCCTCCACCTAGTATTGTTGCATGCGTAGGACATACACAATCGCAAGCAGAAAAAGAGAGCCGTGCAATACTCTAAATAGTTTCTAAAAACAACATCACAGATCTTATATTATTCATTTTTGAGGTCCAAGTTAACTCAACCATTTGTTGTTATATGTTGcttatattgttttatattttgagGGCCAGCGAACCCGATGAGGAATAAGTATTTGGCTGTGCGCATCTTTCTTGAAAACAAAGCATCTTCCTTCTCGATTCTCAGCATCTACGAAATATTCACACTTCCACTTGACAAGATCCAACGGCTTAGCGTTCCTCTCTCTTCATCCGACGGTCCAGGTTTCAAATTCCTTCCTCTGTCTCTCTTACCACCTTTTATATAAACCACCTAACCAATCACCTCTCTGCTTATCATCAAGGTAAAAAAACATGGCCACTTTGGATTCTCCATTAGAAGCGTTGGCTTTCGAATACGCTAGCTTCGGTGTTCTTGCCATCATCAACAATGTCTGGACATGGATCGCTGTCGTGACGGCAGCCGTCAGCTTCTGGAGGATGAGAGTTACCACCATTGGAGAGGACGGCCGTCATCGATGTGGATTGTTAGAGGAACAAACCGCCTCCAAATCTGATCAAGAACCACAAGTAGTAGCTGGTCCGGTTAAAGAAACGGCGGCGGCTCGAGTGGAGGAAACGGTGGTTATGAAAACGGAGGTTTGGGAGACGTTAATGTGCGATGACGGAGTGACAAAAGGGAAGATGACTGTGTACTACGAGGTAGACGTTGACGGAGGGAGGGGTGGAGACGGAGATGGAGAGTTAACGTCCGCTGTCAACTATGGAGGTGGTTTGGGTGATTGTGGAGAGTGGTGGGAGAGATGGGAAAGAGTGGTGAAGATGAGAAATGGTGATGAAGATTGGTACCGTTACGTGGACTTAATGGTGATAAACGGAAGTGTCGTAAGATTATGGGATGAAAAAAGGAGCCTGTAACGGCGGAGGGTGTTTAATTACTACATGATTACTTCAAACCTTGTTGgtttaaagtatattatttttgGTCGATTAAGTTTGAAATTTGTAGATAATGTCTCCCAAACAAGACCAGGAGCTCTTAAATTAGAATAAATCAGTATCAACTGTTTGTTGCTTCCGAAACTTTGTTCGTAGAACATTTGGACACAAGTATGGTTAATTACGCTGGCTAAGCCCAACCTAAACTTGACTACACTTTCACTCGT includes the following:
- the LOC103845644 gene encoding uncharacterized protein LOC103845644 encodes the protein MATLDSPLEALAFEYASFGVLAIINNVWTWIAVVTAAVSFWRMRVTTIGEDGRHRCGLLEEQTASKSDQEPQVVAGPVKETAAARVEETVVMKTEVWETLMCDDGVTKGKMTVYYEVDVDGGRGGDGDGELTSAVNYGGGLGDCGEWWERWERVVKMRNGDEDWYRYVDLMVINGSVVRLWDEKRSL